The Cryptomeria japonica chromosome 2, Sugi_1.0, whole genome shotgun sequence region GTCGGTTTTTAAGCCGCCTGGCACGGTGAACATGGCGGCGAAGGCCACTGTAGCGATGAGCACCGCCACCACAGTCACAGTGTTCCCTGCATTTTTTATTCCTTCTGTGTGCAGCTGCCGCAGTTCTTTTGCCATGCCGTTCACTCGATCACTCGTGTCGGCCGTCTGGAAATGATGAGCACGAACGTGGTGATTAATTGAGTTGACGCTGCGTTTGAGAGCGAAGTCGTCCCTCTTGAAGCGCTCCAGAGGAAGTTCGTAGGCGCGCTTCGCATCGAAATCCTTGAGCGCAGCCCCAATTATCAGGGCTCCCGAATGAGCCGGTTCTTTCTCCAAGATATCCAGGGCCGTCAGCCCTTGTTTGTTCACTGCGTTCACATTTACAGTCGTACACGTCACAAGCCACTGGACCATCTGCGAAGCCATCAatctattaataaataattatatgaCAAAGCAATAATCTCTGTGCACGGGAGGGCTACTTAATTTGTGGGCCACTCTGCTCGCTTACCTGCTTGAGTTTTTTCCTGGTAGCAACATGTAAAACTGTATTACCCTCGTTGTCTTTTGTCCTGATAAGCTTGGACGTGTCAAGAAGGTCAACCACGTGCTTGACAACTTCGATCTGGTTCGCCTCCACTGCAGAATGCAAAAAGGTTTCACCGGCTGTGGAGAGCATGTCGGCAGAGTCAGGCCTGAAGGACAGTATTTCATGAACAACGCTGAGCTGTCCTTTCATCGCTGCGATATGGAGAGCCGATCTGCCAGAGCCATCGAGCATGTAGCAAATCTCAGGATCGGCGGTTAACAATGCTCTAGTTACTTCCAGATGGCCGTGTGGCGCAGCTAAATGTAACGGGCTGCTTGCTTGATTGTCCACTTTTCCGACCAGCCCAGGTCTCGCCTTAATCAGCTCCTTTACTATGTCTGACCACACCATAATTAAACAAATTTGTCAAATTAAAGGTCTAATGTCTTCAGTCCATAAATTAACTAAAAAcatctctcttttttttcttaAATGAAAATACCTTCGTGTCCTCTGGTTGATGCAGCATGAAGAGACGTCCTCTCGTCTGGTTTTTCAGAGTCGAGGGCAAGCAAGGAAGCGACTTGAATCAATTCATTAACCACATGAACGTGGCCTTCCTTGCAAGCAACAAAGAGGGCCGTTTCATAATCCTGATTAACCTTGTAAGCAATACGTTGGTCTTTGTCCAGCAACACCTTCACAACAGCCGAATGTCCTTCTCTTGCAGCTTCGTGCAGGGCAGTATCCCGCTTACTATTGACGTAGGATAAGATTTCAGGTTTGATTCTCAAAATCTCAGACACGAAATCTGCCTGTCCAGCTCTTGCAGCCACATGTAGAACAGAATTATGGCTGGAATTTGTGAGCTGTTCCAGAACGTCAGCGCTCTCGTCTATTAAATCTCGAATGGCATTTATATTTCCCAAATGGGCAGCCTCAAAAACTCTCGAATCCATCAATTCCCACAGTTTCGTCTTTCCCATCTTCTGCCAATTTATAGTTATGATTGCCTAAAATTTCACGGAACTGAGCAACTTCGGCGATACAAGAAGAGTAGTATCCTGCGGCTACACCGTTCTTCATGTTTTCACGGCTCTCATTTTTCCCCTCATGGTTGTAATGGCCTTATTTGTTTCTGTGGTTCTAAAGCTTAGACTATACTATTCACTAGACTTTGGGAAGTATATGGTAACAACGATGAAGCTTCTTTCTGATTGCATTTGTTTCCCCGTTGCTTCTCGTCACCTTCTATAAATAAAAGTCTCTCTTTTCTTGCAAAGTCTCTCTTCTATTTGGTTTCgtcttcaatttggttgcaaggaaAGTAGAGCGCATACATTTTCTACattcattctttttttttaagAAGTGTTTTTTTCTCAATTCCATTTAGTTGCTTATTTTATTGTATATTATCCATTGAAAAAAAAAGGTTTATTTAGCTAGTTATTTATTTGATAAGTGTTATTTTCTTTATATAAATAGATGCTTGCCAAAACCTGTAGAACAACATCAAggagaagcaaaaaaaaaaaaacaacccgCATGGGTTTGCGACTATTTTGGGTTTTCCCAACATCAAGAGCCATTTTCAACAATGACACCCT contains the following coding sequences:
- the LOC131072778 gene encoding ankyrin repeat-containing protein At2g01680-like, translated to MGKTKLWELMDSRVFEAAHLGNINAIRDLIDESADVLEQLTNSSHNSVLHVAARAGQADFVSEILRIKPEILSYVNSKRDTALHEAAREGHSAVVKVLLDKDQRIAYKVNQDYETALFVACKEGHVHVVNELIQVASLLALDSEKPDERTSLHAASTRGHEDIVKELIKARPGLVGKVDNQASSPLHLAAPHGHLEVTRALLTADPEICYMLDGSGRSALHIAAMKGQLSVVHEILSFRPDSADMLSTAGETFLHSAVEANQIEVVKHVVDLLDTSKLIRTKDNEGNTVLHVATRKKLKQMVQWLVTCTTVNVNAVNKQGLTALDILEKEPAHSGALIIGAALKDFDAKRAYELPLERFKRDDFALKRSVNSINHHVRAHHFQTADTSDRVNGMAKELRQLHTEGIKNAGNTVTVVAVLIATVAFAAMFTVPGGLKTDGDDEGTAVMAHTVAFKVFVITDTVALFSSFAIVLILVTVVPFHRKVLMKLLFFINKIMWVAVGCTASAFLAAGYVVVGPKSMWVAISMCGVGGGSMVFMFTSLAWLVAGHQMKKARLRKSKKRRNGERVGRSRSRDPEAIITHLGEEESEANSGETSERFPRRRIHSSSDSDFESSEGNGFHPL